One genomic region from Sphingobacterium sp. UGAL515B_05 encodes:
- a CDS encoding DUF763 domain-containing protein gives MKRSGTADLPLHYGKVPAWLYERMASLGRSIVEVILMDYGKDEVLRRLADPFWFQSFGAVLGMDWHSSGITTAVMGALKRAINPDAKSLGLYICGGKGKLSMQTPQELLQLSDRIGLDGNGLIRSSKLVAKVDNTAIQDGYQLYLHNFIVTDQGNWSVVQQGMHEKDGTARRYHWHSEKVKSFVEEPHAGISGPSQGIILNLTAAEAAANRAGIMTIVREDSSKVMQDFAKLIMPAHHDVRAADVDLKRLGAMLYVARESQPSHFEDLLLLKGVGPRTLQSLALVSEVIHGAPSRFNDPARFSFAHGGKDGHPFPVPLTIYDESIQILQKGVEKSKLGYGEKLKSINKLHQIVVDSERDFQPQFDIQQIIAEERRDSWKYGGRTVFGDAEPLRTNGRGLQLSLF, from the coding sequence ATGAAACGTTCCGGCACTGCAGATCTCCCATTACATTATGGCAAAGTACCAGCGTGGCTTTACGAACGAATGGCTTCCCTAGGCCGTTCAATAGTTGAAGTTATCCTCATGGATTATGGTAAAGATGAAGTTTTAAGAAGACTGGCGGATCCATTCTGGTTTCAGAGTTTCGGTGCTGTTCTTGGGATGGATTGGCATTCTTCAGGTATCACAACGGCTGTTATGGGGGCATTAAAACGCGCTATTAATCCAGATGCGAAGTCGCTGGGGCTTTATATCTGTGGGGGGAAAGGCAAGTTGTCAATGCAGACTCCACAGGAACTACTTCAGTTGTCAGATCGAATTGGGTTGGATGGCAACGGCTTGATTCGCAGCAGTAAGCTTGTCGCTAAAGTGGATAACACAGCCATTCAAGATGGTTACCAACTGTATTTACATAATTTTATCGTAACAGATCAGGGTAATTGGTCTGTTGTCCAGCAAGGTATGCATGAAAAAGATGGTACTGCTCGTCGCTACCATTGGCATTCTGAAAAGGTCAAATCGTTCGTTGAAGAACCTCATGCTGGTATCAGTGGGCCTTCGCAAGGTATAATCCTCAACTTGACAGCTGCAGAAGCGGCTGCCAATAGAGCCGGTATCATGACTATAGTGAGAGAGGATTCAAGTAAAGTAATGCAAGATTTCGCTAAACTTATTATGCCAGCTCATCACGATGTACGTGCTGCAGATGTTGACTTGAAAAGATTGGGAGCGATGTTGTACGTCGCCCGAGAAAGTCAACCAAGCCATTTTGAAGATCTACTGCTGTTAAAAGGAGTTGGTCCACGCACGTTACAGTCATTGGCCCTGGTTAGTGAGGTGATCCATGGAGCGCCTTCACGGTTCAACGACCCCGCACGATTTTCCTTTGCTCATGGCGGAAAAGATGGACATCCTTTTCCGGTTCCATTAACCATTTACGATGAGAGCATTCAGATTTTACAAAAAGGTGTTGAAAAATCTAAACTGGGTTATGGTGAAAAGTTAAAATCAATAAACAAGTTGCACCAGATCGTCGTGGATAGCGAAAGAGATTTTCAGCCACAGTTTGATATTCAGCAAATTATAGCGGAGGAACGGAGGGATTCTTGGAAGTATGGAGGCAGGACAGTCTTTGGAGATGCAGAACCTTTGCGAACAAATGGACGGGGTTTGCAATTATCACTTTTCTAG
- a CDS encoding efflux RND transporter periplasmic adaptor subunit has product MKRVFMLASLAISLCQIGCTSKKEEKEEKEKFTATSPVQMDTTIRKDFVSQIRSFRNIELRAQEKGYLEQIFVDEGQFVHKGQLLFRIMPKMYEAEYRKSSAEVNVAEIEVQNTKTLADKNVVSPNELAMAKAKLEQAKAEAAIAKLHLSFTEIRAPFDGTIDRIPLKLGSLVDEGELLTSLSDNSEMLVYFNVSEPEYLSYQTNVSKRGDTHVGLLLANNELFAQNGLVETIESEFNSETGNIAFRAKFPNPNRLLKHGESGKVVMNFPLKQVLIIPQKATYEMQDRKYVYVVDKDGKLKARHITIGNSLPDLYVVTSGLQKDDKFLLDGIQKAKEDDKISYSFVQPKDAISNLKLKTE; this is encoded by the coding sequence ATGAAAAGAGTATTTATGCTCGCTAGTTTGGCTATTAGCTTATGCCAAATCGGGTGTACTTCCAAAAAGGAAGAAAAGGAAGAAAAAGAGAAATTCACAGCGACCTCTCCGGTACAAATGGATACAACTATCCGTAAGGATTTTGTCTCCCAGATTAGATCTTTCCGAAATATTGAGCTTCGGGCTCAAGAGAAGGGCTATCTTGAACAGATTTTCGTGGACGAAGGACAATTTGTCCATAAGGGGCAACTACTTTTTCGGATTATGCCGAAGATGTATGAGGCCGAATACCGCAAATCTTCTGCAGAAGTTAATGTAGCGGAAATTGAAGTTCAAAATACAAAAACATTAGCTGATAAAAATGTTGTATCGCCCAACGAACTCGCTATGGCTAAAGCGAAGCTTGAGCAAGCCAAAGCCGAGGCAGCGATTGCAAAATTACATCTCTCCTTTACAGAAATCAGGGCACCTTTTGACGGAACGATTGATCGGATTCCATTGAAATTGGGGAGTTTGGTGGATGAAGGCGAATTATTGACAAGTCTGTCTGATAATAGTGAGATGTTGGTTTATTTCAATGTTTCCGAACCAGAATATTTAAGTTATCAAACTAACGTTAGTAAACGCGGGGATACCCATGTGGGCCTGCTACTTGCCAATAATGAGCTATTTGCTCAAAATGGTCTTGTAGAGACCATAGAAAGTGAATTTAACAGTGAAACAGGAAATATTGCTTTTAGAGCGAAATTTCCCAACCCAAACCGTCTATTAAAACATGGCGAGAGCGGCAAGGTGGTGATGAACTTTCCGTTGAAACAGGTTTTAATTATTCCACAGAAAGCGACATACGAAATGCAGGACCGTAAATATGTGTATGTAGTCGATAAGGATGGGAAATTAAAAGCTCGTCATATCACAATCGGTAACTCCCTACCAGATCTGTATGTGGTAACGAGCGGACTTCAAAAAGATGATAAATTTTTGTTGGACGGTATTCAGAAAGCAAAAGAGGATGATAAAATCAGCTACAGCTTTGTGCAACCTAAAGACGCTATTTCAAATTTGAAGTTAAAAACAGAATAG
- a CDS encoding efflux RND transporter permease subunit — protein MFSRFINRPVLSIVISLIIVFLGVLSMVQLPVTQFPSISPPKVNITAEYPGANGELMIKSVIIPLERAINGVPGMKYMASDAGNDGEASIQVVFNLGTDPNQASLNVQNRVASVVNKLPPIVVREGVKITREESNMLMYINLYSKDKELDGNFMYNYADMNIVSELRRVDGVGVANILGTRELAMRIWLKPDRMTAYKISAEEVMKALSEQSLEASPGKAGESSGMTSQSFEYVLKYPGRFTTTEGYGNIVLRAGENGEMLRLKDVADIKFGSAMYDIYSTLNGKPSAAIVLKQSYGSNASQVIQDVKSKMKELKASFPKGLDYEISYDVSKFLDASMEKVVHTLLEAFVLVAIVVFLFLGDWRSTLIPTIAVPVSLVGSFLFMQFFGITINLITLFALVLAIGVVVDDAIVVIEAVHAKMEELHISAYKATKKAMHEISGAIVAITFLMAAVFIPVAFMSGPVGIFYRQFSITMATSIILSGVVALTLTPALCAIMLKNNHGKARKKSIIDKFLDSFNRLFDKMSNKYVYLLKGIVDKRVFTFLVLIGFCIGAYFLNNAVPAGFIPNEDQGMIYAIIQTPPGSTLERTNLAAQTLQKEAENIDGVQSVSSLAGYEILTEGTGANTGTCLINLKSWEERKESSQEIIEQLEAAAKNIPGASIEFFQPPAVPGYGAAGGFELRLLDKAGSGDYKKMETVSKDFVRELNKRPELSSVFTFYSASFPQYMLHIDNDLAQQKGVTIDNALNTLSTLVGSNYETNFIKYDRQYKVMVQALPQYRALPEDILKLYVKNEKDEMVPFSAFMHMEKVYGLSEITRHNMYMASEISGSAAPGYSSGEAIQVINEVAAKTLPRGYGIDWAGISKDQVGRGNQAIYIFLICLGFVYLILSAQYESFIMPFAVLLSLPIGIFGAFLLLKLLGLENNIYAQVALVMLIGLLGKNAVLIVEFAAQRHSQGLSIIEAALDGAKVRFRPILMTSFAFIAGLIPLVMASGPGAIGNRTIGTAAAGGMLFGTVFGILVIPGLYYIFGTIASRRKLIKHEDENPLTEELDNND, from the coding sequence ATGTTTAGTCGTTTTATAAATAGACCAGTACTTTCAATCGTTATATCACTGATCATTGTGTTTTTGGGTGTGCTTTCTATGGTACAGCTTCCTGTAACACAATTTCCATCTATATCGCCACCGAAGGTGAATATCACTGCGGAGTATCCTGGAGCAAATGGTGAGTTGATGATTAAATCAGTTATCATACCGCTAGAGCGGGCGATAAATGGGGTTCCGGGCATGAAATACATGGCTTCTGATGCCGGTAACGACGGGGAAGCAAGTATCCAGGTGGTATTCAACCTAGGAACAGATCCGAATCAGGCTTCATTAAATGTGCAGAACCGTGTGGCTTCTGTGGTGAATAAGCTTCCTCCAATTGTGGTACGTGAGGGGGTGAAGATTACACGTGAAGAATCCAATATGCTCATGTACATCAATCTCTATAGCAAAGACAAGGAGCTTGATGGAAACTTTATGTATAACTATGCGGACATGAACATTGTCTCCGAATTACGTCGTGTAGACGGTGTTGGGGTGGCTAATATTCTTGGAACGCGCGAATTAGCGATGCGTATTTGGTTGAAACCAGATCGTATGACAGCCTACAAGATTTCTGCAGAAGAGGTGATGAAAGCCTTATCAGAGCAGAGTTTGGAAGCCTCACCAGGTAAAGCCGGCGAGTCATCTGGTATGACCTCCCAATCTTTTGAATATGTATTGAAATACCCCGGACGTTTTACGACAACTGAAGGCTATGGCAATATCGTGTTACGTGCGGGTGAGAATGGTGAAATGTTACGCTTAAAAGATGTTGCAGACATCAAATTCGGTTCGGCGATGTATGATATCTATTCTACACTGAACGGAAAACCATCCGCAGCCATTGTCTTAAAACAATCCTATGGAAGTAATGCTTCTCAGGTAATCCAAGACGTTAAAAGCAAAATGAAGGAATTGAAGGCATCTTTTCCTAAAGGACTGGATTACGAAATCAGTTATGACGTTTCAAAATTTTTGGATGCATCCATGGAAAAGGTAGTCCATACTTTATTGGAAGCATTTGTGCTTGTTGCTATTGTCGTCTTTCTATTCTTAGGAGATTGGCGCTCGACCTTGATTCCAACCATTGCAGTGCCCGTTTCATTGGTGGGATCATTTTTGTTCATGCAATTTTTTGGAATTACCATCAACTTGATCACCCTATTTGCATTGGTGCTTGCCATTGGTGTGGTTGTGGATGATGCGATTGTGGTTATTGAAGCTGTCCATGCCAAGATGGAAGAGCTTCATATTTCGGCCTATAAGGCGACCAAAAAAGCGATGCATGAAATCAGCGGTGCCATTGTTGCGATCACATTCCTCATGGCGGCGGTTTTTATCCCCGTTGCCTTTATGTCTGGTCCCGTAGGGATATTCTATCGGCAGTTTTCCATTACCATGGCAACATCTATCATCCTATCGGGTGTTGTGGCATTGACACTGACTCCAGCATTATGTGCGATCATGCTGAAGAATAATCATGGCAAGGCGAGAAAGAAATCTATTATCGATAAGTTTCTTGATTCCTTCAATAGATTGTTTGACAAGATGTCCAACAAATATGTTTACTTGTTGAAAGGGATAGTGGATAAACGGGTGTTTACATTTTTAGTCTTAATTGGTTTTTGTATTGGAGCCTACTTTTTGAATAATGCTGTTCCTGCAGGTTTTATCCCCAATGAAGACCAGGGGATGATTTATGCCATTATTCAAACGCCGCCAGGATCAACATTGGAACGAACCAATCTAGCGGCCCAGACATTGCAAAAAGAAGCTGAAAACATTGATGGTGTACAATCGGTATCGTCGTTAGCTGGTTATGAAATCCTGACTGAAGGAACCGGGGCAAATACGGGTACTTGTTTGATCAACTTGAAAAGCTGGGAAGAACGTAAAGAATCCTCGCAAGAGATTATTGAGCAACTAGAGGCCGCTGCCAAAAATATCCCAGGGGCGTCTATCGAGTTTTTCCAACCACCAGCCGTACCGGGCTATGGTGCCGCGGGTGGATTTGAGCTTCGTCTTCTGGACAAAGCAGGTTCTGGTGACTACAAGAAAATGGAAACGGTAAGTAAGGATTTTGTACGTGAGCTGAACAAGAGACCTGAATTATCGTCGGTATTTACCTTCTACAGCGCGAGTTTTCCGCAGTATATGTTGCATATAGACAATGATCTGGCGCAACAGAAGGGTGTTACCATTGATAATGCGCTGAATACGCTTTCGACCTTGGTTGGTAGTAATTACGAAACGAACTTCATTAAGTACGATCGCCAATATAAAGTTATGGTTCAGGCTTTGCCGCAATACAGGGCTTTGCCGGAAGATATCTTAAAGCTATATGTGAAGAATGAAAAAGATGAGATGGTTCCATTTTCAGCATTTATGCATATGGAAAAGGTTTACGGTCTTTCTGAGATCACTCGGCACAATATGTATATGGCATCTGAGATCTCAGGTTCTGCCGCACCGGGTTACAGTAGTGGTGAAGCAATTCAGGTAATTAATGAAGTCGCTGCCAAAACGTTACCTCGAGGCTATGGCATTGACTGGGCTGGTATCTCCAAAGATCAGGTAGGTCGTGGAAATCAGGCAATTTATATCTTCTTAATTTGTCTTGGTTTCGTTTATTTGATACTTTCCGCACAGTATGAGAGCTTTATTATGCCTTTTGCCGTGTTGCTTTCTTTACCAATCGGAATCTTTGGGGCCTTTCTATTATTGAAGTTATTGGGATTGGAAAACAACATTTATGCACAGGTCGCTTTGGTCATGCTCATAGGTTTACTTGGTAAAAATGCGGTGTTGATTGTTGAGTTTGCTGCCCAGCGGCATTCGCAAGGATTGAGTATTATTGAAGCTGCCTTGGATGGTGCAAAAGTTAGGTTTAGACCCATTTTGATGACGTCTTTTGCCTTTATAGCAGGCTTGATTCCCTTAGTTATGGCGTCTGGCCCAGGTGCAATAGGGAACCGTACGATCGGTACGGCAGCAGCGGGAGGTATGTTGTTTGGAACAGTGTTCGGTATTTTAGTGATACCAGGCTTGTACTATATCTTCGGAACTATTGCCTCTAGACGTAAGCTTATTAAACACGAAGATGAAAATCCATTAACTGAAGAACTTGATAATAATGACTAA
- a CDS encoding efflux transporter outer membrane subunit produces the protein MTNRRKIQWVIAFSLSAAVTGCKVPKATQIKENKFVPQQFTDVDKSDTTNSASVKWREFFTDPNLVVLIDTALKNNQELNVTLQELAIAKNDILLRKGALKPTVGLRAGGGVEKVGRYTSQGAGDASTEIAPGKEMPDPLGDLTIGAYASWEIDVWKKLKDSEQAALNRYLATVEGKNFVLSSLIAEVARSYYELLALDNQLTIIKQNIELQDNALSVIRLQKQAARVTELAVQKFEAEVLKTKGMEFETRQQIKETENRINFLLGRFPQEIKRDKSNFVDLIPAKVQTGIPSQLLSNRPDIREAEYELAAAKLDVQIARKEFYPSLEISAALGLQAFKPSYLFKMPESVLYNLIGELAAPLINKNGLKAEFNTANAKQIQAVYNYEKTILNAYLEVSTQLSNIENLGRSYDFKTKEVEVLNNSVSVSNDLFKSARADYMEVLMTQRDVLDSKLELIETKKQQLNAVVNIYKDLGGGWK, from the coding sequence ATGACTAATCGCAGAAAAATACAATGGGTCATTGCATTTTCGCTTTCAGCAGCAGTGACGGGATGTAAGGTTCCGAAAGCGACACAAATAAAGGAGAATAAATTTGTTCCGCAGCAATTTACAGACGTAGATAAATCTGACACAACGAATTCAGCATCGGTTAAGTGGCGTGAATTTTTTACTGATCCAAATCTAGTTGTATTAATAGATACAGCGTTAAAAAACAATCAGGAACTGAATGTTACTTTGCAGGAGTTGGCAATCGCAAAGAATGATATTCTTTTACGAAAAGGGGCGTTGAAACCTACGGTTGGTTTACGTGCTGGAGGAGGTGTTGAAAAAGTTGGACGATATACCAGCCAGGGGGCGGGTGATGCCAGCACAGAAATTGCTCCTGGAAAGGAAATGCCGGATCCACTAGGAGATTTGACAATTGGTGCGTATGCAAGCTGGGAAATCGACGTTTGGAAAAAACTTAAGGACTCCGAGCAAGCCGCACTCAACCGTTATCTTGCTACGGTAGAAGGGAAAAATTTTGTCTTGAGTAGCCTTATTGCCGAGGTTGCCCGTTCGTATTATGAATTATTGGCATTGGACAATCAGTTGACCATTATCAAACAGAATATCGAGCTACAGGACAATGCGCTTTCGGTAATCCGATTGCAGAAGCAGGCTGCTCGTGTAACAGAACTGGCGGTTCAAAAGTTTGAAGCTGAAGTATTGAAAACCAAAGGTATGGAATTTGAGACGAGGCAGCAGATCAAAGAAACTGAAAACCGCATTAATTTTCTGTTGGGACGTTTTCCACAAGAGATCAAACGCGACAAAAGCAATTTTGTCGATTTGATCCCGGCGAAGGTTCAAACAGGCATACCGAGCCAATTACTAAGCAATAGACCTGATATTCGTGAGGCAGAATATGAGCTCGCTGCCGCGAAATTGGATGTACAGATCGCACGGAAAGAGTTTTACCCTTCTTTGGAGATTTCGGCTGCTTTGGGTTTACAGGCATTCAAGCCTTCTTATCTATTTAAGATGCCTGAATCAGTTTTGTATAATCTAATAGGGGAGCTTGCAGCACCATTGATCAACAAAAACGGGCTTAAAGCTGAATTTAATACGGCCAACGCGAAACAAATACAGGCTGTATATAATTACGAGAAGACAATTCTGAATGCTTACTTAGAAGTCTCTACACAACTTTCTAATATTGAAAACCTAGGGCGCAGCTACGATTTCAAAACAAAAGAAGTTGAGGTTCTGAATAATTCCGTGTCTGTGTCAAATGATCTCTTTAAATCAGCGAGGGCAGACTACATGGAGGTTTTGATGACACAACGCGATGTACTGGATTCGAAACTTGAATTGATAGAAACGAAGAAGCAGCAGCTCAATGCTGTTGTCAATATCTATAAAGATTTGGGAGGAGGCTGGAAATAA
- a CDS encoding Bax inhibitor-1 family protein, with amino-acid sequence MEIELMLIFNPYLINRICFMESQEYILINDDAERGVFYKKTYLHVALSILAFIVLETLLIKLIPYDFIVWMVSGKFIWLFLLGCFWLGSTLSSRWTLSQSRQTQYLGLAFYIVLEAIIFLPMIFMAVFMTEGISVIYQASIMTLALFTGLTVVAFVSNKDFSFLRNILVIGGFLSLGAIVAGAIFGFELGLWFSVAMIGLASGSILYQTQNLKYSYGNEQYVGAALQLFSSIMLLFWYILRILMRRR; translated from the coding sequence GTGGAAATAGAATTAATGCTTATTTTTAATCCTTATTTAATCAATCGTATTTGTTTTATGGAATCACAAGAGTACATTCTTATCAATGATGACGCTGAAAGGGGAGTGTTTTATAAAAAAACTTATCTTCATGTTGCGCTTTCGATTTTGGCATTTATCGTTTTGGAAACTTTGCTGATCAAATTGATCCCTTATGATTTTATCGTTTGGATGGTTAGCGGAAAATTTATTTGGTTATTCTTATTGGGATGTTTTTGGTTAGGGTCCACACTTTCATCAAGATGGACACTTTCGCAAAGCCGTCAAACCCAATATCTAGGACTAGCTTTCTATATTGTACTGGAAGCAATCATCTTCCTCCCAATGATTTTTATGGCGGTGTTTATGACGGAAGGTATTAGTGTCATTTATCAAGCAAGTATAATGACTTTGGCATTGTTTACTGGGCTTACCGTCGTAGCATTTGTATCCAATAAAGATTTTTCATTTCTCAGGAATATCCTGGTAATTGGAGGCTTCTTATCTTTGGGGGCAATTGTCGCTGGCGCTATTTTTGGTTTTGAACTTGGATTATGGTTCTCGGTTGCAATGATTGGCCTTGCTTCCGGAAGCATACTCTATCAAACTCAAAATCTGAAGTATAGTTACGGCAACGAACAATATGTTGGGGCGGCCCTACAGCTATTTTCATCGATAATGTTGCTGTTCTGGTACATTCTACGAATTTTAATGCGGAGAAGATAA